The Hornefia porci genome contains the following window.
ATATAGACGCCAAAGGCCAGGCAGAAACCGAAGCACGCGCCGATCATGGGAACCAGCCGTATGGACTTCTCATCTCTGATTGCGACTGTCTTTATCACAAGATGAGGCTGACCCATATATCCGATGAAGTACACCAGCGCAATCCCGGCAATCATCAGAGGCGCTCCCTTCAGATAGTAGTCTTCACCCCACAGCGTCGCCAGTCCTTCATTGATGTCAATCAGGCCGTGATTCATTCCGCTGAACCCGCCGACGCTGCTGACGCACACAGGTATCAGAATAAACATTCCGATCACCATCAGTATAGACTGCGCGAAGTCCGTATACGCCACAGAGAGATATCCTCCCGCACCGGTATATATAAGAATAACGATGCAGCCAACGATAAGGGATACAGTATAAGACCAGCCGGTGATACATGATATCAGAACGCCCATGGCCATATATTCCACCAGCAGACTGATTACCATTGCCACGATCAAAATTACGACTGACAGATAGCGTATCTTTTTACTGTAATATCTGTGGCCGAAAAAATCCGGAATTGTAAGCGACTGTGCCTTTTCCGTATACCTCCGCATCCTTCTTGCAATTACTCCGAAGTTCAGAAGCGGTCCGAACACATCGCCCGGCGCCGCCCAAAGCGCGGAAGCTCCCGCTTCCCATCCATACTGAGGCCCTGCAATATACATACCTCCGCCCAGAGAACTGGAGCCATGTGCCAAAGCGGTGATCCAGGGACCCATCTCGCGTCCGCCGACAAACCAGTCCTCCGAATTTTTGACTCTTTTCGCGGCCCACAGTCCGATTGCGAGTATCGCAATTATATATATCACAAGAATAATCGGTACAATTATGGGGATCTCAAACCCCAAAGCCTTTTCAAGACTATCGATATTCAACATTGTTACTTCTCCCGTCTCACCCTAACGGGTGTTCCTTACAGCCTCCACCATCCTTTGTAGAAGGAGATCGTAGCCGCAGCGGCGATAACGACCGTAGCAATGATCAGCACCCCCGTACTGACCGGAAAATCAAAAAACCAGGACAGCAGTTTCATAAGTCAACCTCCTTTTCACATTTTAAAAAGTATCTTCGCGGCGCTCTTATTCTTCGAACTCAGAATGCGAAATGCTTCCGCGCACTGTGTCAGATCAAACTCTCCTGAGATGAGCGGGTCAACCTCAACCTCTCCTTCGGAAATTGCTTTCACTGCCCGTATAAGGTCCTCTCGCGTATAGACATTACATCCGACAAGTGTGATCTGAGAGGCTACGAGTCTGTTGATATCAAATTCAGTGTTCTCTTCAAAAATACTGACTACATACAGTTTCCCGTTTGGCATTA
Protein-coding sequences here:
- a CDS encoding sodium/proline symporter, translating into MLNIDSLEKALGFEIPIIVPIILVIYIIAILAIGLWAAKRVKNSEDWFVGGREMGPWITALAHGSSSLGGGMYIAGPQYGWEAGASALWAAPGDVFGPLLNFGVIARRMRRYTEKAQSLTIPDFFGHRYYSKKIRYLSVVILIVAMVISLLVEYMAMGVLISCITGWSYTVSLIVGCIVILIYTGAGGYLSVAYTDFAQSILMVIGMFILIPVCVSSVGGFSGMNHGLIDINEGLATLWGEDYYLKGAPLMIAGIALVYFIGYMGQPHLVIKTVAIRDEKSIRLVPMIGACFGFCLAFGVYILGMVGRVVYPDAAMLPGGNAEYVMPMLALTKLPAGLAGLILAGAASAVMSTASALLLVIGSSAGNDLFSQLVPNATDAQKMKVSRYATYVLGLIGAAMCFVPIFEVGVYQLTWIAWSVLSPAFIPCIIGGLYWKRGTRQGAAAAMIVGSVTGFLWYYLLQDKTNIHTFFAALVLAIAAYIIVSLLTKEPPKEIQDLMEYSRRFEDVNETAMQETGTVDRIEVRIEDMEEPVSGIVMNQEQFTKVIGVCALSPDRA